The Prunus persica cultivar Lovell chromosome G7, Prunus_persica_NCBIv2, whole genome shotgun sequence genome has a segment encoding these proteins:
- the LOC18770343 gene encoding syntaxin-51 isoform X4, producing the protein MASPDSWMREFNDASKLADEINGMISGRSSLPPSGPETQRHMSATRRKVTILRTKLETLQSLLSKLPNKQSITGKEINRRKDMLTNLSSKADQMAIALNMSSLANKQNLLGPDKKMDDIMRRTEDLDNHGLVSFQRQIMKEQDEGLGKLEETVISTKHIALAVNEELDLHTMLLDNLDQHVDSTNSNLQRVQKKFAVLNKRTKGGCSSLILLVLAVVILIIVTWALIKYL; encoded by the exons ATGGCATCTCCTGACTCATGGATGCGAGAATTCAATGATGCTTCAAAGCTTGCTGATGAAATCAATGGTATGATTTCTGGAAGGAGTTCATTGCCACCCTCTGGACCCGAAACACAACGTCATATGTCTGCAACTCGAAGAAAGGTTACAATACTAAGGACAAAGCTTGAGACTTTGCAGTCACTCTTGTCTAAACTTCCTAACAAGCAGTCAAT AACAGGGAAAGAAATAAATCGTCGTAAAGATATGCTCACAAATTTGAGTTCTAAAGCTGATCAAATGGCTATTGCTCTCAACATGTCTAGCCTTGCTAATAAACAGAACTTGCTTGGCCCTGATAAGAAGATGGATGATATAATGAGAAGAACGGAAGATTTAGACAACCATGGTCTTGTTAGCTTTCAACGGCAAATCATGAAGG AACAAGATGAAGGACTTGGAAAATTGGAGGAGACAGTTATTAGTACAAAACACATAGCGTTGGCAGTAAATGAAGAGCTTGATCTGCACACTATGCTTCTG GATAATCTGGACCAGCATGTGGACTCAACAAATTCCAACCTACAG CGGGTGCAAAAGAAATTTGCTGTGCTGAACAAACGCACCAAAGGCGGTTGTTCTTCTTTGATCCTACTGGTTCTTGCGGTTGTGATTTTAATAATTGTTACCTGGGCATTGATTAAGTACTTGTAA
- the LOC18770343 gene encoding syntaxin-51 isoform X1: MLVINAHSLENRQKNRRYKQNKIKTLSLSLSLVCLLSVLFFWLDLLPLSISLPFLGSNGALSYLFSPSSPRLCFSNAHSDLNQNPSQQVRLHRICKVMASPDSWMREFNDASKLADEINGMISGRSSLPPSGPETQRHMSATRRKVTILRTKLETLQSLLSKLPNKQSITGKEINRRKDMLTNLSSKADQMAIALNMSSLANKQNLLGPDKKMDDIMRRTEDLDNHGLVSFQRQIMKEQDEGLGKLEETVISTKHIALAVNEELDLHTMLLVESFADFPVYIIMVSFMSNQSCNEDFCSFFNLSFLNNIQDNLDQHVDSTNSNLQRVQKKFAVLNKRTKGGCSSLILLVLAVVILIIVTWALIKYL; this comes from the exons ATGCTAGTCATTAATGCGCATTCATTGGAAAACAGACAAAAGAACAGGagatataaacaaaataaaataaaaactctctctctctctctctctcttgtctgTTTGTTatcggttttgtttttttggttggatttGCTTCCTCTGTCTATTTCACTTCCTTTTCTGGGAAGCAACGGGGCTCTTTCTTACCTCTTCTCACCTTCAAGTCCACGTCTCTGTTTCTCCAACGCCCACTCTGATTTGAATCAAAATCCCTCACAACAAGTAAGATTACATCGAATCTG TAAAGTAATGGCATCTCCTGACTCATGGATGCGAGAATTCAATGATGCTTCAAAGCTTGCTGATGAAATCAATGGTATGATTTCTGGAAGGAGTTCATTGCCACCCTCTGGACCCGAAACACAACGTCATATGTCTGCAACTCGAAGAAAGGTTACAATACTAAGGACAAAGCTTGAGACTTTGCAGTCACTCTTGTCTAAACTTCCTAACAAGCAGTCAAT AACAGGGAAAGAAATAAATCGTCGTAAAGATATGCTCACAAATTTGAGTTCTAAAGCTGATCAAATGGCTATTGCTCTCAACATGTCTAGCCTTGCTAATAAACAGAACTTGCTTGGCCCTGATAAGAAGATGGATGATATAATGAGAAGAACGGAAGATTTAGACAACCATGGTCTTGTTAGCTTTCAACGGCAAATCATGAAGG AACAAGATGAAGGACTTGGAAAATTGGAGGAGACAGTTATTAGTACAAAACACATAGCGTTGGCAGTAAATGAAGAGCTTGATCTGCACACTATGCTTCTGGTTGAGTCTTTTGCTGATTTTCCAGTTTACATTATTATGGTGTCTTTTATGTCCAACCAGAGTTGCAATGAAGACTTCTGCAGTTTTTTTAACTTGTCTTTCTTAAACAATATCCAGGATAATCTGGACCAGCATGTGGACTCAACAAATTCCAACCTACAG CGGGTGCAAAAGAAATTTGCTGTGCTGAACAAACGCACCAAAGGCGGTTGTTCTTCTTTGATCCTACTGGTTCTTGCGGTTGTGATTTTAATAATTGTTACCTGGGCATTGATTAAGTACTTGTAA
- the LOC18770343 gene encoding syntaxin-51 isoform X3: MASPDSWMREFNDASKLADEINGMISGRSSLPPSGPETQRHMSATRRKVTILRTKLETLQSLLSKLPNKQSITGKEINRRKDMLTNLSSKADQMAIALNMSSLANKQNLLGPDKKMDDIMRRTEDLDNHGLVSFQRQIMKEQDEGLGKLEETVISTKHIALAVNEELDLHTMLLVESFADFPVYIIMVSFMSNQSCNEDFCSFFNLSFLNNIQDNLDQHVDSTNSNLQRVQKKFAVLNKRTKGGCSSLILLVLAVVILIIVTWALIKYL; this comes from the exons ATGGCATCTCCTGACTCATGGATGCGAGAATTCAATGATGCTTCAAAGCTTGCTGATGAAATCAATGGTATGATTTCTGGAAGGAGTTCATTGCCACCCTCTGGACCCGAAACACAACGTCATATGTCTGCAACTCGAAGAAAGGTTACAATACTAAGGACAAAGCTTGAGACTTTGCAGTCACTCTTGTCTAAACTTCCTAACAAGCAGTCAAT AACAGGGAAAGAAATAAATCGTCGTAAAGATATGCTCACAAATTTGAGTTCTAAAGCTGATCAAATGGCTATTGCTCTCAACATGTCTAGCCTTGCTAATAAACAGAACTTGCTTGGCCCTGATAAGAAGATGGATGATATAATGAGAAGAACGGAAGATTTAGACAACCATGGTCTTGTTAGCTTTCAACGGCAAATCATGAAGG AACAAGATGAAGGACTTGGAAAATTGGAGGAGACAGTTATTAGTACAAAACACATAGCGTTGGCAGTAAATGAAGAGCTTGATCTGCACACTATGCTTCTGGTTGAGTCTTTTGCTGATTTTCCAGTTTACATTATTATGGTGTCTTTTATGTCCAACCAGAGTTGCAATGAAGACTTCTGCAGTTTTTTTAACTTGTCTTTCTTAAACAATATCCAGGATAATCTGGACCAGCATGTGGACTCAACAAATTCCAACCTACAG CGGGTGCAAAAGAAATTTGCTGTGCTGAACAAACGCACCAAAGGCGGTTGTTCTTCTTTGATCCTACTGGTTCTTGCGGTTGTGATTTTAATAATTGTTACCTGGGCATTGATTAAGTACTTGTAA
- the LOC18770343 gene encoding syntaxin-51 isoform X2, protein MLVINAHSLENRQKNRRYKQNKIKTLSLSLSLVCLLSVLFFWLDLLPLSISLPFLGSNGALSYLFSPSSPRLCFSNAHSDLNQNPSQQVRLHRICKVMASPDSWMREFNDASKLADEINGMISGRSSLPPSGPETQRHMSATRRKVTILRTKLETLQSLLSKLPNKQSITGKEINRRKDMLTNLSSKADQMAIALNMSSLANKQNLLGPDKKMDDIMRRTEDLDNHGLVSFQRQIMKEQDEGLGKLEETVISTKHIALAVNEELDLHTMLLDNLDQHVDSTNSNLQRVQKKFAVLNKRTKGGCSSLILLVLAVVILIIVTWALIKYL, encoded by the exons ATGCTAGTCATTAATGCGCATTCATTGGAAAACAGACAAAAGAACAGGagatataaacaaaataaaataaaaactctctctctctctctctctcttgtctgTTTGTTatcggttttgtttttttggttggatttGCTTCCTCTGTCTATTTCACTTCCTTTTCTGGGAAGCAACGGGGCTCTTTCTTACCTCTTCTCACCTTCAAGTCCACGTCTCTGTTTCTCCAACGCCCACTCTGATTTGAATCAAAATCCCTCACAACAAGTAAGATTACATCGAATCTG TAAAGTAATGGCATCTCCTGACTCATGGATGCGAGAATTCAATGATGCTTCAAAGCTTGCTGATGAAATCAATGGTATGATTTCTGGAAGGAGTTCATTGCCACCCTCTGGACCCGAAACACAACGTCATATGTCTGCAACTCGAAGAAAGGTTACAATACTAAGGACAAAGCTTGAGACTTTGCAGTCACTCTTGTCTAAACTTCCTAACAAGCAGTCAAT AACAGGGAAAGAAATAAATCGTCGTAAAGATATGCTCACAAATTTGAGTTCTAAAGCTGATCAAATGGCTATTGCTCTCAACATGTCTAGCCTTGCTAATAAACAGAACTTGCTTGGCCCTGATAAGAAGATGGATGATATAATGAGAAGAACGGAAGATTTAGACAACCATGGTCTTGTTAGCTTTCAACGGCAAATCATGAAGG AACAAGATGAAGGACTTGGAAAATTGGAGGAGACAGTTATTAGTACAAAACACATAGCGTTGGCAGTAAATGAAGAGCTTGATCTGCACACTATGCTTCTG GATAATCTGGACCAGCATGTGGACTCAACAAATTCCAACCTACAG CGGGTGCAAAAGAAATTTGCTGTGCTGAACAAACGCACCAAAGGCGGTTGTTCTTCTTTGATCCTACTGGTTCTTGCGGTTGTGATTTTAATAATTGTTACCTGGGCATTGATTAAGTACTTGTAA